The genomic DNA attacaaaaaaaattaaattaaagatgagaattaattaaaatattaagtaaaaattatatagagatattaaatgaaaaaataataaataaagatatgtGATTTGTAACTTagacccaaaaaaaaaaattgtatgaaGAGTTTTTGATTATAGAGAGAAtagtatgtttttttatttttatgtgataTTAATGTGAGATATTAGAAACTATAAAAAAGTTTATGGAGAACTTTAACTTATTGAAGATGCCATAACTCTCTATAGGTTAAATCAACCTCTACCTCATCATGAGTTTGACTGGCTGATCGGTATGATTTTTAACCCTATGAAAAATTTAGGGGCTACAAATTCCACCACATCAGTGTTAAAAAAGTGTGGCAATTAATGTTACAGATCATTTCCAATTAGCACATGCCCATGGAAGCCAATTCCCAGAAAGAAAAAAAGATAATACATATGAATTATACAAACACGGTTCCAAGTCATGAAAAACTATTCTTGCATAATTACAAGTATGAAATGGATGAATAGTATATCTCTTGGTGTTATAACATGTATGTGGCTTTATATAGATTATAGGCTGCGTCATATATATGGTTCTAATGCTAAATGCGACATAAaatttgctgctgttgctgtttgGCTGAATCAGGGCATTACCATTGCTTTACGATTTCTGTGCGGAAAACATGATAAAAGCTCGGCTTATTGTGCTTGAGTAATTAACAAGGATCCAAGATTTGCACAACTCTTCAATTTCTTTCTCAGTGAAATAACTATAGCTGTTGGTCTCTTGCACAACAAATTGGAAGATTATTGAACAATTAGCTAGATTTCTAGGTAAAGCAACAAGAAAAAGAGATGGTTTGAGTGTACCTACCTTAGCGGCCACAATGCCGTGAAAGGCAACAGTCTATTCACGGGAGACGATAAAAAAAGGTCGTTCCGGCAAAAAAGACCGCTACTTCCAGGTACTCGGCTGGAATATCTTCTTTACTGAATATCTCTCTTTACTGAAAGAGGTCTTTTTGACCATTAGGCTGAAATATCTATCACCACCTGAGGGGGTCGATACAAGCTAGTGGCAAAAGGCGAAGCGCCTAAGGGGGTCGATATAGCTATTAGGCAGGAATGTCTCTCTCATCCCAAGGGCGCGGCGGTTTAGACGTCAGGCCCAAATATCTCCCTCAACCTAAGGAATCACTACGACTGTTAGGATGAAATTGTAAAACCCTGTGCACCTAGTCAAGATCCAACAATCATGAATCGCCACAAAACTATATGTGATCCACGACCAGGTATGACAAAACCCAAGTAGCATATACTTGTTTGTGTCCCAATATCTGAATATGAAGTTCCTTGGCATGCGGCATGCCCTAACTAATATCATGTGATAGGTATATATGCTATCAAACCATGCAACAGATAGTTATGTTGGTGCACGTGTTTctgataataatatataaaaaatacttACTAGAAAACTTTAACCAAGTTATGCTATAATATttgtatcaaaacatagagacAAGATTTATCCATGCAAACATAATAAACCTGAAAGGAAGAATGCATCAATCGTCCAAATTTCTAATATTGAAATCTCTAAACTTGATAAAGTGGTGCATTAGACAAGCATGCATAACAAATCCGAGACAAATAACAAACAACACAGGGAAGAAAAGGTCAAACAAGGGTTTCTACCAagttaggatttcaaccaaagtCTATCCATCACATTCTCACAAAGATTTAATCAACACAGGACCTAACGTCTCTAACAAATTAGCCCTAGGATGCTCAACCTACTCTCAACCCCAAATATTGCTAAACGCCTCATACCTCGAACTCAACTCAGTGTCCAACAATTCTTGACATCACCTTATTTATTCTCTTGATTGATATCTATAATTCAACACCATAGTCACGTGTCAAACACTATTAAAAAGTGTGAGATCATGGTCACACTAGAGAAAATTACATTCCACTTGATAACCAAAGCTTCTATCACTATATTAAAGTTTGATCTGTTGTCATGATCCCAAAGTGGATTCTATTGACTCAATACGTAGGTAGGTCAATCAAAAGTATAAAATCATCTCTCTTTGAATATACAATCTGCATCCTTATCAGATTGCATGTTTGAAATTGTCGACACGACATAATTTCATATGCAGCTCCTACCTAGGGCTATGATCCCACCAAACCATATCAATGACAGAAGTTGAAAACACAATAGGTCCAATAACAGTACAAAGAAAACAGAGAGTTTTGTTTTTATCATGAAACAAAGATCTAGTAACATATGCCCTCTAGTATACTTTGTCCTCTATCATCTTTTACTTCATCCATTTCTGTTTGTTCAGTAATAACACTCAGGGCGTTCTCTGTCCATGTTCTTtgttttttatgttttattttcaGTTTCTCTCTTGATTATAGACAAACAAGCAGAATTCCACTTTCACCGGTCTAAACTCACCATATTTTCTCCCTTCTCAACTGATCACTTTTTCTGGTCTAGACAGCATGAAAACATGGGGGTCATTTAAATGATAGCAACAAGCTTCAACTCTAAATAGAATGCTAGCAATGCACGACAATAGATGTGTTGTTAAAGTCATTATTTTAACTATTTTTCCATAAATGCAGGTCCAAGTATGACTACTTGAAGCAAAATGATCTTAGACTATCATAACTGACAAAGAACAAAGGTTAAGCAGTACAGTGAAAATGCAAGTGACATATTGAGCAAACCCAAAAAAGTCACATATCAATGACAGAAGCTGAAAACACAATAGGTCCAGTAACAGtacaaagaaatagaagaaaacagAGACCATGAATTTTGTTTTTCATCATGAAACAAAGATCCAGTAACATAGGTCCTTTAGTGTACTTTGTCCTCTATCATCTTTTATTTCCTCCATTTCTGTTTGTTCAGTAACAGTAATCATCCCACCAAACCATATCAATGACAGAAGTTGAAAACACAATAGTATAATTTGCCACAAGAAATCATAGTGTCCAGAATATTCACATATCAACTTTTCCTAGGGAGGTTCTTTTTGCCCTTTTTCCTTACTTCCTTtgactttcctttttctttcaagTCGGTTGATGCTGGTTGGCTGCCGCTTGCAGCATTTGCATCTGATTTTTTGTCCTGACATATCATGAACAATTCAAGAAATAAGTTAGGCTTGAAAATCCTACCAATATGCACTTAACCaaatagaagaatttttttttaaagagctAGGAAagcgagacttacagaaactttGCTAAGCTGGAGGGCTTGGAAGTACCGCTCTTCAAGTTCTTCCAattttagaaactaataaaagtatATTCATTGTGCATCAAAATGATTTTGCAAAATAATTCAATCAAATAGTTTATAAACTATACCAATTGGTTCACGTCCTCTATAATTTGTTCCTTGATTGTTTGGTTTTTCATTGATTTTACTGGCACATCAGAAGAATTATTTCTCAGGACATCCATGCACCTTTTCAGTTCTTTGAAATTTTTAAACTGTTGAAAATAACTATTGACCATCAAAATTAATCCAAAAATAATCCAATCAAATGTCACTCTAAATTAGAAAAACTATACCAGCTTTCTCAAATGGCCAGCAAGCTGTTTCTTGATTGTCTCCACATTTTGAACAGCTTGAGCTGCTGCTTCCCAAGCCTaagatttttaagataaaaacaaTAGAAAAACTAGCAATTATGGTACAAATTTGTCACAACAAAGAAAGTGGCAAAGGTTTTATTGAAACATAGTAATAAAAAATAACTGAAACCTAGCAATACAGGTAGAATATTCAAGTACTGGGTGTAAGGAAAAGAGGAGCAATCACAATCCAATGAAACATATGATATGGCAAACCTGTGGCTATATAaccataaaataaacaaataacgaATGACAGATAATACAATTTACCATGTGAAGCAAACATTATTTCTCTACCACAGTTTGTTAACATAGAAAGAAAAAGCTACCTTTGAAGCCGCGTCATTTCCAATGTCGATAACCTAAAATTGTGAAAGGGAATAAACAagaatttaacttttcaaagatcAAAGGAACTATAAAATTAGTGGACAAGGCAAAAaagtaaaggaaagaaaaatgcaTCAACCTTGATTCTCTTGGTTTTAGCAGCAGCAATCCTGGTCCTTTCACCAACAGATTGACTATAAGCCTTGAAATCACCAATGGAAGGTTCCATGTTAACTACTCTAACTATCTTCCCCTCCACTTCTAATTTTCCTATAATAGCAATTAATTTCATGAATATCAACCACAAAAACTGCAATGAATGTTATTGTTCAAAAAGAAATTAAATGAAAGGCTTACCTTGTTTAGTTTCAGAAAATACATTTAGAGGAGCACACTGTTGAGTTATGTTCAATTTGTGACGTGATCCATCAGCCATTTCGAAAAAGTACTGCAAATTGAGAAAATAATGTTAATACGCAATAGAGCACACAAGTCTAATTGGGCAATGTTAAAAAATATCACCATGAATTAATTTCTTGTTCTTAATTAAATTCATCATAGATTCGTAGGGTGAGGCTCAACCTGTTAAAAGTAAATTTTGAACCTCTCTACAGTTCACTTGATCCGCTGGCCAAATAAATTCCCGTCTAAAAGTTCACATTTTTCTTATTGATGTTGAAAATCATCATGTGAGCATAAATAAGCTTCCAAGAATATTTAACTTGTGCCAGCTATGAGATATGCTCATTAAGTCAACTTGTTATAATAATATTCTTCAAGTATCATTCAAGTTATATCTGAAATCACGATCGTAAAATCTGATGACAGCATTAAAAAATGCTTATAATGGAATAAATTTTCTAGCCTAAATATATGGTTTGAAACAAGTAAATATGTTGATCAACAGAATAAGTGTCTGAGAGTTGATTGCACAGATAAAGTAAAAAATCCAAATATTTTGTGTTCCCGATCTTGCCCGTAGATAGTTTTCTAGATCTGAAATATTAATGCTTAACTAGGTTAATATTAATGATGGCACCTGAATGGAAGGATAAGAATCAACAACGAGGCCCAAGATATATGAAAAAGAGAGCTGATATAGTTTCATTATGAATCCACTAACCAGACTTTTAGTACCTATCTAAGTTTTCACCAacagaagaaagaaaattaaCTAAGGACTAAGGTCTTGTGGTAGATCAAAAATCAGAAAAAATGTAGCAGAGCAAGACATTTATAGAACATGGCTCGAATAGAAAATGAAACATGTTCACACTCAACGAAGCAACTTCTACTATAACTGTACTCTGACCAAACATGAGAATCATTGTTTTTTCATGAATAAGATCTACATCCAGAATAGGGTCTGTATCAAGCAGGACTAAGAGCAAACTTTGTCAATCTATATAATGTCTCTAGTGGAAATAacaataaaaggaaagttttcttttaaaaagacaAAATGGTCAAATATTTCCAAAATAAATCTAATGGCCGTGAGTAATTAAAATATCCAGCATTCTAAATAAAAAAAGATTCGATGTTAGATCAAGATGAATTGTTTCCCATAAGAGACTCAAGGAAACACACTTTAGTCAGACATCCCCATGGATATTATGATATAGTCCGAACTCATGGAACTCATATGTTGAGAAATAATTCATACCAAAGTTGAATGTGATTACAGGCTTCAATGCATATGTATGAACAATGGATCATTTCTGCAATTCGATTCTCAAATCTTCTTGCAGGAAGGGAACTTTAAGAAAAAGACGGAGTAGAATGAGCTAACGCCATTACCTGCTTGGAGGAAGAAGGATCGTTATTCAGAAGGTCAACTTCTTCAACAATCTTTCCGATCGTGGGATCGCTGGTGGCGGAAGAACTAGTGGCGGACGTGGACGACTCTAAGACCCTCTGCGAGGCCCTCAAGACTTCGGGAGGGAGTTTCACTAGAGAAATTTTTTGTTTCGCCTTCGTGCAATCTAAATTCTTCGCCATCTGCGGCCGCGTTCTTGGCAGGAATGCGGAGCGATTGGCCTCTGAGCGAGTGATCTAAGGCAGAGGCGTCCCGATTCAAGGTACGACTGGCGTCGGAGCGTTTGGGAGAAGGCAGAGGAGTTCCGATTCAGGGTTCTGAAGCTGGCGTCGGAGCGTTTGATCTCGAAGGAGAAGGCAGAGGATTCGGAGTTAGGAGGCGTCGGTGATTCGCTTCTTTCCCGGCGACACCGGTTATAGGTAGgagggaaatttaaaaaaaaaaaaagaataaccattaattaaattaaattaaattattaattattatattatattgccgaaaaaaacttttaaaaaattcatttataatttcaaaaatctaacggttttaaaaaatattgaattattatttattttatttgcagattttttttttaaaaaactcattAAAAAATCTAAcgatttaaaaaacaaaaacaaattatttattgtttttgcagaaaaaatcttttcaaaattcatttaaaaaatctaacGGTTTAAAAAATGAATgaccattaaattaaattaaatattatttattataattgctgaaaaaactttttaaaaattcattaaaagaaTCTAATGGATTTTAAAAAAAGAATAacctttaaattattatttattatatgcGGGGAAAAAAAATCTCCATGCTGCATTATTGAACCTGTAATTTCTGGGACAGTAGCACGGGAGCAACCCTCCTCAAGCTGTGCATCTGTTAAAGCCATAGCTGGAGAAGTAAGGGTAGCACCAGGGCGCGAACAACATCCCTGCTGTGGCACTGTGGTGTCTATCGGTACGGGTTGTTGAGTCTCTGTTTGGATTTGGGGGCTAGCAGAATGCCCCTGCTGATGAGCAGCTTCACATTGAGGTAGGTAGTGCCCCCATATGCCGACATCCTAAACAGAATTTAAAATGTGATTCAAAATGAAGAGGACGGTCTACCTCAGCCCCGTCTGGAAGTACAACAGGGATTAATTCCGATGGCTCCTTAGCGATGCCAACCTCCACCAGGACTAGCGCAAAGCTGATGCGGCCCCACTGTTTCGTCATTTGATCGGTGTATAAGGGTCTTCTAACTTTCGAAATCAATTTGCTCAGAGCTCGGATCGTCCAACACTCTAGGAGTAGATTGAAAATCTGCATTCAGACCGGAAGGTGTTGAAGTTTGTCTCGTTGGAAGAACCACCCCGTAGACAGTGGCTTCAGATACAACGAGCAGCCATATGCGACATAGAGCCCTCCTCTCAAGACATGATCACAGTCAGCAGCACTTCCCAATTTAAAAACGAGCCACATGGTTCTGTGAACATGGATATCATACTGCACTTTCCATCGGTTGGCCATTGCTTTGATTGTTGGCCATCCAAGAACCGCCCAATGAATCGTTCGACCAAGCAATTACCCATGACATCCACTATCAAATCCACATCGTCCGCTTCTGATGCAACACGATTTAAGTCCGGCAATATAAATTGCGAGGCATGGCCTTGTGAGAACAGCTTATTTGTAAAGAACAAATCAACCCACCTCAGACTTCCACCATCTCCATGAGTTGTGCTGCCATCAATCGAATTCCCACGGGGATAGCCTGACCCTTCTGCTCTGGGTTGGAGGGTTGAGCTTGCGCTTCATTTGGAACCATTGTCTGTTTGCTTGGGCCGCTAGCTACCGGAGTTGGACTTCCCTGGCCTTCCAGTCTGCTATATTCGCCAATCGGTCTGCTTGCTGCTGCCTTGCCATAATACAGAGGAGTCAAGAAATAGGTCAAGTAACACTGTTAAGTGTAGTGATATCCAAACCCGTTAACCGAATTCGCAATGTAAGTCAAATTTGAAATCTCCAGCAGGCAGCCTAAGAGGAGAAAAACTCCCGCCCAAACCTGACAACCTCAATTTGCACAATGATACAGGTGTTAAGGGGTGCCACTTGGACGTCAGGTACTGGTTAGCCTACCACCTCAATGCCAACTTAGGAAGAAGGTCTGAAGGGGATTGTCTTCCCCAGCAGCCCCGTCCACATGTAGAGTTGTAAACAAGTCGAGCTGAGCTAAGTTTTGGGGtgttcaaatttgtttgataagataaccaagccgagccgagccgagcttaaaatgaaccaagcttttgaaatgagtgttcaaacttgacttgatttattttttattagcttgagcttgtttgaagcttggcttgagcttgttcgtttagatattatcaagctctcaattcaagtttggcttgagtttggttcgtttagatgttatcaaactctcaattcaagcttgtttgattgtttgaaacttttaattgtttgattgattattaagattgataatttaaatttatttatttattttattttattatttatttagcatatttaaaagagttttattaataaatatagttcgtgaacaatgttcacgaacattgttcgcgaacgttaacgagctgaacatatatgtattcaagcttgtttgtttagcttaacgagctgttcaaacttgtttgtttaattaatcttatgtatattgaacgaacataaacaagttcttaccaaaccgaacaccaagcttgttcacgaacgcttggttcatttacagccctacccaCAGGATGCCTGCACGCCTGCTGTTGGtgtagttagcactaacgatttaaccaaggttttgatgaatgacaaatcaggttaagttagtctgttgttgtctaacactttgatcgagtgtgtaggagaagtccagacaggtcgacgggctgaccggatgtctggcacgaagcccagctaggtcaacgggctgaccggatagctgacacgaagtccaagcgggtcgacgggttgaccagacgcttaggcaggaagtccagctaggtcgacgggctgaccggatagctggcacaaagtccagacgtgtcgatgggctgaccggacgtctggtaggtaagtaaggtaagtcactggaggggagtgactgcgaggacgcgttcccgggaagggaacattaggcgtcgatccggcttagatccatttcggatatctaagtcgagatcgtgactagattccggtctcggaaagacggaatctaagtcatactcttttttgctaattcatactcactttgcttttgctaacaatctgtgttgcagggtaaatttgcctccggactaacgtttgtcttacaggacggattctgcgtgaaaacagggtccgggcgcacctccgggcactcggaagggatccgggcgcccgtgaggcaaatttcatccaaattcgcgcgtcgccacgtggagcttgctggttggacctgccacgtcccaccaggacgcccggaagggatctggggcgccccgagcctcacataaaaggagggtcaaaggggagcttcaaaaaacaacgaaaagaaagtcttccactgcttgctctactgctctgcgctcctacgacgctaacaaagctccgacaatacgctcctttcattttctttattaaattattgtcggtatttgctttatttccattagcattcctgtacctttaatttgtaataatttttgaactgctagtgattgcccaccgaaagcacccttgtgtgcgggccttggagtaggagtcgacacaggctccgaaccaagtaaaaccagcttGTATTAGCATTGCCCTTTTATTTCCACTGTGTTTATACTCGA from Zingiber officinale cultivar Zhangliang chromosome 4A, Zo_v1.1, whole genome shotgun sequence includes the following:
- the LOC121973647 gene encoding uncharacterized protein LOC121973647 gives rise to the protein MAKNLDCTKAKQKISLVKLPPEVLRASQRVLESSTSATSSSATSDPTIGKIVEEVDLLNNDPSSSKQYFFEMADGSRHKLNITQQCAPLNVFSETKQGKLEVEGKIVRVVNMEPSIGDFKAYSQSVGERTRIAAAKTKRIKVIDIGNDAASKAWEAAAQAVQNVETIKKQLAGHLRKLFKNFKELKRCMDVLRNNSSDVPVKSMKNQTIKEQIIEDVNQLFLKLEELEERYFQALQLSKVSDKKSDANAASGSQPASTDLKEKGKSKEVRKKGKKNLPRKS